One segment of Actinomyces sp. 432 DNA contains the following:
- a CDS encoding SpaH/EbpB family LPXTG-anchored major pilin produces MSSLTRRRCAGLAAAVALAIGGAVAAPVATAAPVSAIIAADTTETVNTATIDANATSTLTIHKLSQTESNGTSAGNGLEDSSATGDPVSGVTFTVTKLNFDLTTQAGWQALADLNGSAAAAADYKTSTVYTDTTNGSGLATFSDLPVGAYLVSESSTPANVTPAEDFIVTLPMTDPTDQAAWNYDVHVYPKNSIVDSKKEVSDVTSPSVGDTVTYTIKADVPKLDVAGGATIKNYQIVDPLDPRLDYSDTTVSMIGEGAVSLAEGTDYSIVSAAGADGKTYVTVTFTEAGRKKIAEARDAGDASTQVQVVINAVVKEISSGSSAISNEAYLIPNDSQTSWDPERPTPDVPGEPSDEVNSYFGKVAITKTGTDNAEAAKYAGAQFQVYQCTPTGASQGGVVKRADAGIKGDALTATEVVGGTATAETATFTTGSDGTVTIDGLQTNDFINNADVASPDWYCLVETKAPEGYELQNGVITFQVLKANVIANTDADGNVLAYTLDVTVTDVPSNAGFRLPLTGANGILFVTVAGILLVAGAVLLAVYNKRRSAEG; encoded by the coding sequence ATGTCATCCCTCACCAGGCGCCGTTGCGCTGGCCTCGCCGCGGCGGTGGCCCTTGCAATCGGTGGTGCGGTCGCGGCGCCCGTCGCCACGGCTGCCCCGGTGTCGGCCATTATTGCCGCCGACACGACCGAAACGGTCAACACGGCCACGATTGACGCCAATGCGACGTCGACTCTGACCATCCACAAGCTCTCGCAGACCGAGTCCAACGGCACCAGCGCTGGCAACGGCTTGGAGGACTCCAGCGCCACCGGCGACCCGGTCTCCGGCGTCACCTTCACCGTCACCAAGCTCAACTTCGATCTGACCACCCAGGCTGGCTGGCAGGCACTCGCCGATCTGAACGGTAGCGCTGCGGCAGCTGCCGACTACAAGACCAGCACCGTTTACACGGACACGACCAACGGTTCTGGCCTGGCCACGTTCTCGGACCTGCCGGTGGGTGCCTACCTGGTTTCAGAGTCGTCGACCCCGGCGAACGTCACCCCGGCGGAGGACTTCATCGTCACCCTGCCGATGACCGACCCGACCGACCAGGCGGCTTGGAACTACGACGTCCACGTCTACCCGAAGAACTCTATCGTTGACTCCAAAAAGGAGGTCAGCGATGTCACGTCGCCGTCGGTTGGCGACACGGTGACCTACACGATCAAGGCGGACGTGCCCAAGCTTGACGTTGCCGGTGGCGCCACGATCAAGAACTACCAGATTGTTGACCCGCTTGACCCCCGTCTGGACTACTCGGACACGACTGTCTCCATGATTGGAGAGGGCGCGGTGTCCCTCGCTGAGGGTACGGACTACAGCATCGTCTCCGCCGCCGGCGCGGACGGTAAGACCTACGTGACCGTCACCTTTACCGAGGCCGGCCGCAAGAAGATTGCGGAGGCCCGCGACGCCGGTGACGCCAGCACCCAGGTGCAGGTGGTCATCAACGCCGTCGTTAAGGAGATCAGCAGTGGCTCCAGCGCGATCAGCAACGAGGCCTACCTGATCCCCAACGACTCACAGACCAGCTGGGATCCCGAGCGTCCGACCCCCGACGTTCCCGGTGAGCCCAGCGACGAGGTCAACTCCTACTTCGGCAAGGTGGCGATCACGAAGACCGGTACCGACAACGCTGAGGCTGCGAAGTACGCCGGTGCGCAGTTCCAGGTCTACCAGTGCACGCCGACCGGCGCCTCCCAGGGCGGCGTGGTCAAGCGCGCCGACGCCGGCATTAAAGGTGACGCGCTGACTGCAACTGAGGTAGTTGGCGGCACCGCCACTGCCGAAACTGCCACCTTCACTACCGGCTCGGACGGCACCGTGACCATCGACGGCCTCCAGACGAACGACTTCATCAACAACGCCGACGTCGCCAGCCCGGACTGGTACTGCCTGGTGGAGACCAAGGCACCCGAGGGCTACGAGCTCCAGAATGGTGTGATTACCTTCCAGGTGCTGAAGGCCAATGTCATCGCCAACACTGACGCGGACGGGAACGTCCTGGCCTACACCCTGGACGTGACGGTCACCGATGTTCCCTCCAACGCCGGCTTCCGCCTGCCGCTGACCGGTGCCAACGGGATCCTGTTCGTAACCGTCGCCGGCATTCTGCTGGTCGCTGGTGCGGTGCTGCTCGCGGTGTACAACAAGCGCCGCAGCGCCGAGGGCTGA
- a CDS encoding class C sortase, translated as MALAGALVLAYPVLATQHNNARQQAIADQYQAQMDSVSPDVLAAELASADAYNQELASSPILDPWLDQQRPDTPQYQAYLAELDLDEVMAQIVIPKIHVDLPIYHGTDADTLAHGVGHLFGTALPVGGTSTHSVLTGHTGLGSATLFDDLTELEEGDAFYITVAGRTLKYEVNDIRVVLPTETESLNKVPGEDLVTLITCTPYGINTHRLLVTGTRVPMDPVQAAAEKAAATPAPMRPWMLWLIGAVVLILSVLAVSAGRAAWRHAKRRQVAGAEARTEPAAHGDITSVPTGEGTVPEDLTEFLSPYLEAMKDQRKPSAGTQDKAVSSGPNDESQSPSGKHP; from the coding sequence TTGGCACTGGCTGGTGCCCTTGTGCTGGCATATCCGGTCCTGGCCACACAACACAACAATGCCCGCCAGCAGGCGATCGCCGATCAGTACCAGGCACAGATGGACTCTGTAAGTCCTGACGTGCTTGCCGCCGAGCTGGCCAGTGCAGATGCGTACAATCAGGAACTCGCCTCCTCGCCGATCCTCGACCCCTGGCTCGACCAGCAGCGCCCCGACACCCCCCAGTACCAGGCCTACCTGGCCGAGCTGGACCTGGACGAGGTCATGGCCCAGATTGTCATCCCCAAGATTCACGTGGACCTGCCGATTTACCACGGCACCGATGCCGATACCCTCGCTCACGGAGTGGGCCATCTCTTCGGCACTGCTCTGCCCGTGGGCGGTACCTCCACTCACTCCGTGCTCACCGGCCACACCGGTCTGGGGTCAGCCACCCTCTTTGATGACCTAACCGAGCTGGAGGAGGGAGACGCCTTCTACATCACTGTTGCCGGCCGTACGCTCAAGTATGAGGTCAACGACATCCGGGTCGTGCTGCCTACTGAAACTGAGTCGTTGAATAAGGTCCCTGGGGAGGACCTGGTCACTCTGATCACCTGCACCCCCTACGGAATCAACACCCACCGCTTGCTTGTTACTGGCACGCGCGTGCCGATGGACCCGGTGCAGGCGGCGGCAGAGAAGGCGGCGGCTACGCCTGCACCTATGCGACCGTGGATGCTATGGCTGATCGGGGCAGTTGTCTTGATCCTTTCAGTTCTTGCAGTATCCGCCGGGCGTGCGGCGTGGCGCCACGCGAAGCGCAGGCAGGTTGCGGGTGCTGAGGCTCGGACTGAGCCTGCGGCGCACGGAGACATCACTTCCGTACCTACAGGCGAGGGCACGGTTCCGGAGGATCTAACCGAGTTCCTGTCCCCCTACCTGGAGGCGATGAAGGATCAGCGTAAGCCTTCAGCTGGTACGCAGGATAAAGCCGTATCATCCGGGCCTAATGACGAATCCCAATCTCCGTCCGGAAAGCATCCCTGA
- a CDS encoding phosphatase PAP2 family protein: protein MTNPNLRPESIPDGARRPGAAPRQGGRLRLLAGVLALGCFAGVIGVWWLSVANPTGQAMEQAAFAGSLIGARFVSDHARSLLHIVSLPAAIGLVLVVLVGALWRGSRRRALWAATAVVAINLSTQVLKYLVLWRPDYGLSQRFGGMNTLPSGHTAVAASAAVALILVTRPQWRSGAAGAGALLAAAMGYSTLVCQWHRPGDVIAALLLATAWGSLAVAGGAWADEEETTAEPARTQQASTLRGPATGQPLPPQAVLPQAPAPRRRMPGRALGQRTPGAAILLGLGILAGAAALVLAVLNWQGVMAAGGTPTPATIQALGRTGTFIAYAAGAVGTVAVACTGMGALALLTPREAGQGGALTRPYAG from the coding sequence ATGACGAATCCCAATCTCCGTCCGGAAAGCATCCCTGACGGCGCCCGGCGCCCCGGCGCCGCCCCGCGCCAGGGCGGGCGGCTGCGGCTCCTTGCGGGTGTGCTCGCCCTCGGCTGCTTCGCGGGCGTTATCGGGGTCTGGTGGCTCTCGGTGGCGAACCCGACCGGTCAGGCCATGGAGCAGGCGGCCTTCGCCGGCTCGTTGATAGGGGCGCGCTTCGTCTCCGACCACGCCCGCAGCCTGCTGCACATAGTCTCCCTCCCCGCAGCGATCGGGCTCGTGCTGGTAGTACTGGTGGGAGCCCTATGGCGGGGCAGCAGGCGCAGGGCACTGTGGGCGGCGACCGCCGTCGTCGCCATCAATCTCTCCACCCAGGTGCTGAAGTACCTGGTCCTGTGGCGCCCGGACTACGGGCTGTCCCAGCGGTTCGGCGGTATGAACACCCTGCCCTCCGGGCACACCGCGGTGGCGGCTTCCGCCGCGGTCGCCCTCATCCTGGTCACCCGGCCTCAGTGGCGCTCGGGCGCGGCCGGGGCGGGGGCCCTACTGGCCGCCGCCATGGGCTACTCGACGCTCGTGTGCCAGTGGCATCGCCCCGGAGACGTAATCGCCGCCCTGCTGCTGGCAACCGCATGGGGCTCCCTGGCGGTCGCCGGCGGCGCCTGGGCGGATGAGGAGGAGACCACAGCGGAGCCTGCCCGGACCCAGCAGGCCAGCACCCTGCGGGGACCCGCAACCGGACAGCCCCTACCCCCGCAGGCCGTCCTCCCGCAGGCGCCGGCGCCTCGCCGCCGCATGCCGGGACGCGCGCTCGGGCAACGCACGCCCGGCGCTGCCATCCTGCTCGGGCTCGGCATCCTCGCGGGTGCCGCGGCCCTGGTGCTGGCGGTGCTCAACTGGCAAGGCGTCATGGCTGCAGGCGGAACACCCACCCCCGCCACCATTCAGGCCCTGGGCCGTACCGGCACGTTCATCGCCTACGCGGCCGGGGCTGTGGGAACTGTCGCCGTGGCCTGCACGGGCATGGGGGCGCTCGCCCTGCTCACCCCGCGGGAGGCCGGACAGGGCGGGGCGCTAACGCGCCCGTACGCGGGGTAG
- a CDS encoding PH domain-containing protein, with amino-acid sequence MALPQKHLSKDEVVVRHMRTHPKVLLWRIIVLLTLLTAGVVASVLLPDADWRTGVVIALWVVILVALVPLFILPWLRWLATTYTVTSKRVITRAGILNKTGHDLPLSRISDVQQERTITDRLFGCGSLSLQTSADEPLVLVDVPDVEMVQVEIANLLFHDVEGAINADPDD; translated from the coding sequence ATGGCTCTACCCCAGAAGCATCTCAGCAAGGACGAGGTTGTTGTGCGTCACATGCGCACGCACCCAAAGGTCCTGCTGTGGCGCATCATCGTTCTCCTCACCCTGCTCACCGCCGGTGTGGTGGCATCCGTGCTACTGCCGGACGCCGATTGGCGTACCGGCGTGGTGATCGCCCTGTGGGTCGTCATCCTGGTGGCCTTGGTCCCTCTTTTCATCCTGCCCTGGCTGCGCTGGTTGGCGACTACCTACACCGTCACCTCCAAGCGTGTTATCACCCGCGCCGGCATCCTCAACAAAACTGGCCACGATCTACCCCTTTCCCGCATCTCAGACGTCCAGCAGGAGCGGACCATCACCGACCGCCTATTCGGTTGCGGCAGCCTCTCCCTGCAGACCAGTGCGGATGAGCCCCTCGTGCTAGTGGACGTTCCCGATGTGGAAATGGTGCAGGTGGAGATCGCCAACCTCCTCTTCCACGACGTCGAGGGCGCTATCAACGCCGATCCCGACGACTGA
- a CDS encoding sensor histidine kinase has product MAGSIGALSTLLLRHALTDRLDEQLAAASERVAARRQAAAPVGAAPVQDPRLSSSPQSPGDDDSRSAAPSNAVPIGLDAVGQSTGTLTVIASGERGGGSDADASAGAGGATGSAVSTVKAGYIDDDGNYRILTDAECQALLSLEVTGEPVTVSVGSLGDYRVLVTEDSASGDVVVTGLSTSSDEKLVRAQLLAQLLIAIIGAVIAALAGRALVRTALAPLERVAGTAERVASQPLARGEVSIRERVDAVDVASSQEVGQVGNALNTLLGHVDEALTARQRSETQVRQFVADASHELRTPLASIRGYTELIQRSGADAVLPEEAVHALERVHSESVRMTALVEDLLLLARLDAGRDLEHAEVDLVEILLDTVADARAAGPEHVWDLDLAVLEPPAGLSQQAAEEFVPEPTLVVGDEARLRQVMVNLLANARVHTPAGSHVQVILSRGDGDTLVIKVADDGPGIDPTVRERLFERFARGDASRERRTGSTGLGMSIALAIVQSHHGSLTVDSRTGAEDHGTTFTVTLPTSLPS; this is encoded by the coding sequence ATGGCCGGCAGCATCGGGGCGCTGTCCACACTTTTGCTGCGCCACGCACTGACCGATCGCCTGGACGAGCAGCTCGCGGCGGCCTCCGAGCGGGTCGCCGCCCGCCGTCAGGCGGCCGCCCCCGTGGGCGCCGCCCCGGTCCAGGATCCGAGGCTGTCCTCCAGCCCCCAGTCCCCCGGGGATGACGATTCGCGGTCGGCAGCCCCCAGCAACGCCGTACCTATCGGCCTGGATGCGGTCGGCCAGTCCACCGGCACCCTAACGGTGATCGCCTCCGGTGAGCGCGGTGGCGGCAGTGACGCCGACGCTTCCGCAGGCGCGGGAGGCGCAACCGGTTCGGCCGTCTCCACCGTCAAGGCGGGCTACATCGACGACGACGGCAACTACCGCATACTCACCGATGCGGAGTGCCAGGCCCTGTTGTCGCTGGAGGTCACCGGGGAGCCGGTAACGGTGTCGGTCGGTTCGCTGGGAGACTACCGCGTGCTGGTCACCGAGGACTCCGCCAGCGGAGATGTAGTAGTAACGGGCCTGTCCACCAGCAGTGATGAGAAGCTGGTCCGCGCCCAGCTGCTGGCGCAGCTCCTGATCGCCATCATCGGGGCGGTGATCGCCGCGCTGGCGGGCAGGGCGCTGGTGCGGACGGCGCTGGCTCCGCTGGAGCGAGTCGCAGGCACGGCTGAGCGGGTTGCCTCGCAGCCGCTCGCGCGCGGCGAAGTAAGCATTCGCGAGCGGGTCGACGCCGTCGACGTTGCCTCCTCCCAGGAGGTCGGGCAGGTCGGCAATGCCCTGAACACCCTGCTGGGGCATGTTGATGAGGCACTGACGGCGCGTCAGCGCAGTGAGACGCAGGTGCGCCAGTTCGTTGCCGACGCCTCGCATGAGCTGCGCACACCGTTGGCCTCCATTCGCGGCTACACCGAGTTGATTCAGCGTAGCGGCGCCGACGCCGTGCTGCCGGAGGAGGCCGTGCACGCCCTGGAGCGCGTGCACTCGGAGTCGGTGCGGATGACGGCACTGGTGGAGGACCTGCTGCTACTGGCCCGCCTGGATGCCGGGCGCGATCTGGAGCACGCGGAAGTCGATCTAGTGGAGATTCTGCTTGACACGGTCGCTGATGCGCGCGCCGCCGGCCCCGAGCACGTGTGGGACCTGGATCTGGCAGTTCTTGAGCCGCCTGCCGGGCTGTCCCAGCAGGCCGCGGAGGAATTCGTGCCCGAGCCGACGCTGGTTGTAGGCGATGAGGCGCGGCTGCGGCAGGTGATGGTTAACCTGCTGGCCAATGCCCGCGTGCACACGCCTGCTGGCAGCCACGTGCAAGTCATCCTCTCCCGCGGCGACGGCGATACGCTGGTGATCAAGGTTGCCGACGACGGTCCGGGCATTGATCCGACCGTGCGTGAGCGCCTGTTTGAGCGCTTCGCCAGGGGTGACGCCTCCAGGGAACGACGCACCGGCTCCACCGGCCTGGGCATGAGTATCGCGCTGGCGATTGTGCAGTCGCACCACGGCAGCCTGACCGTGGACTCGCGTACCGGCGCCGAGGATCACGGCACCACCTTCACGGTGACGCTGCCGACTTCCCTGCCGTCATAG
- a CDS encoding response regulator transcription factor produces MSTSAETLTRPDGSPIRVLVVDDEQTLADLLASALRYEGWEVTTAGTGRAAVRVAQEIDPDVVVLDIMLPDFDGMEVMRRIHGHQPTVPVLFLTAKDAVEDRVAGLTAGGDDYVTKPFSLEEVVARLRALLRRSGAGADKPANVLEVGDLRMDEDSHEVWRGDDEIRLTATEFELLRYLMRNPRRVLSKPQILDRVWNYDFGGQANIVELYISYLRRKIDKGREPMIHTMRGVGYVLKPAAGQ; encoded by the coding sequence ATGAGCACCTCCGCCGAGACCCTCACCCGCCCTGACGGCTCCCCCATACGCGTGCTAGTTGTAGACGACGAGCAGACCCTCGCCGATCTGCTCGCCTCCGCACTGCGCTATGAGGGCTGGGAGGTGACCACCGCCGGCACCGGCCGGGCCGCGGTCCGCGTTGCCCAGGAGATCGACCCGGACGTTGTCGTACTGGACATCATGCTGCCCGACTTCGACGGCATGGAGGTCATGCGCCGTATCCACGGCCACCAGCCCACCGTTCCCGTCCTGTTCCTGACCGCCAAGGACGCCGTCGAGGACCGCGTGGCGGGGCTCACCGCCGGAGGCGACGACTATGTCACCAAGCCCTTCTCCCTGGAGGAGGTCGTCGCCCGGCTGCGCGCCCTGCTGCGGCGCTCCGGTGCCGGCGCCGACAAGCCCGCCAACGTGCTGGAGGTCGGCGACCTGCGCATGGATGAGGACTCTCACGAGGTGTGGCGCGGCGATGACGAGATCCGCCTGACCGCCACCGAGTTCGAGCTGCTGCGCTACCTGATGCGCAACCCGCGCCGTGTGCTGTCCAAGCCGCAGATCCTCGACCGCGTTTGGAACTACGACTTCGGCGGGCAGGCCAACATCGTGGAGTTGTACATCTCCTACCTGCGCCGCAAGATCGACAAGGGCCGCGAGCCCATGATCCACACTATGCGTGGAGTCGGCTACGTGCTCAAGCCGGCTGCCGGCCAGTAG
- a CDS encoding PAS domain S-box protein, with the protein MDYVDGNERRFGAEDLFFSTTDAKGIIRSTNRVFDTLSRYSAEQLVGAPHNIIRHDDMPAGAFRLMWDELEQGRPACVYVLNRAKDGLDYWVFATVAPLSEGYLSVRVRPSNHALFTPVKQMYARVRAAEREYAAQGHSRREVGQYGAQLLSEELSEAHFRGLYPFARAALPRELALLVAEGVKVPVRTASDSPMSTILSAMAAIERDTDELVQQLGEYQDLINSLGSWSTGVRSITDRADRVGSMVTEATSPDRESSVPAVSARVRERSARAVELLQQLNGSLAALYEMASEVRFRASLMRLHTLMTGVFAAAVLDGEDSDSSTAIGDLAEALLADLEPLVPSCQNAADLVERLDTDMRSVVSDLDRINRPFQRWIRALQDEGALPLDEDVDVQALLHEAVELSDTGFPETSSLAELAAKARGAVVTLDASAIRDRVATVREALARMP; encoded by the coding sequence ATGGACTACGTCGATGGTAACGAGCGCCGATTCGGTGCCGAGGACCTTTTCTTCTCAACCACAGATGCTAAGGGTATCATCCGCAGCACAAACCGGGTGTTCGACACGCTGTCCCGGTACAGTGCCGAGCAACTCGTCGGTGCTCCGCACAACATCATCCGTCATGACGACATGCCGGCGGGCGCTTTCCGGCTCATGTGGGATGAACTCGAGCAGGGACGTCCCGCCTGCGTCTACGTGCTGAACCGGGCCAAGGACGGCCTGGACTACTGGGTCTTCGCCACCGTGGCGCCCTTGTCCGAGGGCTACCTATCGGTACGTGTACGCCCGAGCAACCATGCCCTGTTCACCCCGGTCAAGCAGATGTACGCCCGGGTGCGCGCCGCTGAACGCGAGTACGCCGCGCAGGGGCACAGTCGTCGCGAGGTCGGACAATACGGTGCCCAACTCCTGAGCGAAGAGCTGAGTGAGGCGCACTTCCGCGGGCTTTACCCCTTCGCCAGGGCTGCTCTGCCACGGGAGCTGGCGCTGCTGGTGGCAGAGGGAGTAAAGGTTCCGGTCCGCACCGCATCCGACAGTCCCATGTCCACCATTCTGTCCGCCATGGCCGCGATTGAGCGGGACACCGACGAACTGGTCCAGCAACTCGGCGAATATCAAGACCTCATCAATAGCCTGGGATCATGGTCGACGGGGGTCCGATCCATAACCGACCGTGCCGACCGGGTGGGTTCCATGGTCACGGAGGCGACCAGTCCCGACCGGGAGTCCTCGGTGCCCGCAGTCTCCGCGCGGGTCAGGGAACGCAGCGCTCGAGCCGTTGAGCTGCTGCAGCAGCTCAACGGCTCCCTGGCAGCTTTGTATGAGATGGCGTCCGAGGTGCGTTTCCGCGCATCACTGATGCGCCTGCACACCTTGATGACGGGCGTCTTTGCCGCCGCGGTTCTTGATGGGGAGGACAGCGACTCCAGCACGGCGATCGGCGACCTCGCCGAGGCGCTTCTGGCAGATCTGGAGCCGTTGGTGCCATCGTGCCAGAACGCCGCGGATCTGGTGGAGCGCCTGGATACGGACATGCGTTCGGTAGTGTCCGATCTGGACCGGATCAATCGCCCGTTTCAGCGTTGGATTCGCGCCCTCCAGGACGAGGGCGCGCTGCCGCTGGATGAGGATGTTGATGTCCAGGCGCTTCTTCATGAGGCGGTGGAGCTGAGCGATACGGGGTTCCCGGAGACGTCCTCCCTGGCTGAATTGGCGGCCAAGGCGCGTGGTGCAGTCGTTACCCTGGATGCGTCCGCTATCCGCGACCGCGTGGCGACGGTCCGCGAGGCGCTGGCAAGAATGCCTTGA
- the topA gene encoding type I DNA topoisomerase: MSTKLVIVESPNKVRSIAGYLGKDFDVEASVGHIRDLAQPSELPAAEKKGPYSKFAVDVTDGFKPYYVVNPDKKKTVTQLRKALKDADELYLATDDDREGEAIAWHLLEVLKPKVPVKRMTFTEITKEAVTRALSNTRDLDTHRVDAQETRRILDRLVGYEVSPVLWRKVRAGLSAGRVQSVATRLVVERERERMAFKPAGYWGVEAQLSTDLAAGSSLRPTAVDSSFTARLTALDGRRVATGRDFTDAGVLRPAAVKAGTVHLHEGAARAVADAITRAVPRVAEVEDKPYRRRPAAPFTTSTLQQEASRKLRMNPRETMRVAQALYENGFITYMRTDSTVLSGQAVAAARSQVAELYGAEYVAPKPRVYATKTKGAQEAHEAIRPAGDHFRTPAQVSGQLTGAQFRLYELIWRRTVASQMADATGSTATVRVDVPLRPADGGSRDAGITFSTASLSASGTVITFRGFLAAYEEGRDAERYESENTPAVAGSADAAAAGEGAGAGGAAAAKAGKDREVRLPAMIAGQELAALAAEAAGHETTPPPRYTEASLVKALEEREIGRPSTYASIMSTISDRGYVEHRGQALVPTWLAFAVTRLLEENFSELVDYDFTASMEADLDRIASGEEDRVDWLTHFYYGPQGQAGAGVNDAAASGPAPAAAGPAGESQGLKALVDGLGEIDARAVNSIDIGEGITLRVGRYGPYLEDAEGKRANVPGDLAPDELTVAKAQELFIRAADDGRELGTDPSTGHTIVAKDGRYGPYVTEILPEPETGEAEAAAGSASSRSGAKTARRARKGPKPRTASLFKSMDLATVTLEQALDLLSLPRVVGQDAEGVDITAQNGRYGPYLKRGTDSRSLESEEQLFTVTLEQALELFAQPKRRRGQAAARGPLRELGTDPATGRPVVIKDGRFGPYFTDGETNVTLRRDDDPATVTPERAYELLAEKRAKGPAKKRTTRKTTAKRTTAKRPTAKKSTTSKTSG; the protein is encoded by the coding sequence GTGTCCACCAAGCTCGTCATCGTCGAGTCCCCCAACAAGGTCCGCTCCATTGCCGGATACCTGGGCAAGGACTTCGACGTCGAGGCCTCGGTCGGCCATATTCGTGACCTGGCCCAGCCGTCCGAGCTGCCCGCAGCCGAGAAGAAGGGCCCGTACAGCAAGTTCGCTGTCGACGTAACCGACGGATTCAAGCCCTACTACGTGGTCAACCCAGACAAGAAAAAGACGGTCACGCAGCTGCGCAAGGCCCTCAAGGACGCCGACGAGCTCTACCTGGCCACCGATGATGACCGCGAGGGGGAGGCCATCGCCTGGCACCTGCTGGAGGTGCTCAAGCCCAAGGTGCCGGTCAAGCGCATGACCTTCACCGAGATCACCAAGGAGGCAGTCACCCGCGCCCTGAGCAACACGCGTGACCTGGACACGCACCGGGTGGACGCCCAGGAGACCCGCCGCATCCTGGACCGGCTGGTCGGCTACGAGGTCAGCCCCGTGCTGTGGCGCAAGGTGCGTGCCGGCCTGTCCGCCGGGCGCGTGCAGTCGGTGGCCACGCGCCTGGTGGTCGAGCGTGAGCGCGAGCGCATGGCCTTCAAGCCCGCCGGCTACTGGGGAGTGGAGGCCCAGCTGTCCACCGACCTGGCCGCCGGCAGCTCACTGCGGCCCACCGCGGTGGACAGCTCGTTCACTGCGCGCCTGACCGCCCTGGACGGACGGCGCGTGGCCACAGGACGTGACTTCACCGACGCCGGGGTACTGCGGCCTGCCGCCGTCAAGGCGGGAACCGTGCACCTGCACGAGGGGGCCGCTCGCGCCGTCGCCGACGCCATCACCCGCGCCGTGCCGCGCGTTGCCGAGGTGGAGGACAAGCCCTACCGGCGGCGCCCGGCGGCACCCTTCACCACCTCCACCCTGCAGCAGGAGGCGAGCCGCAAGCTGCGCATGAACCCGCGCGAGACCATGCGGGTGGCGCAGGCCCTGTATGAGAACGGCTTCATCACTTACATGCGTACCGACTCCACGGTGCTGTCCGGGCAGGCCGTCGCCGCCGCTCGCAGTCAGGTGGCCGAGCTGTACGGCGCGGAGTACGTCGCGCCGAAGCCGCGCGTGTACGCCACCAAGACCAAGGGTGCCCAGGAGGCCCACGAGGCGATCCGGCCCGCCGGCGACCACTTCCGCACCCCCGCCCAGGTGTCCGGCCAGCTTACCGGCGCCCAGTTCCGACTGTACGAGCTGATCTGGCGGCGCACGGTCGCCTCCCAGATGGCCGATGCCACCGGCTCCACGGCTACCGTGCGGGTGGACGTGCCGCTGCGCCCCGCGGACGGCGGCTCCCGCGATGCCGGCATTACCTTCAGCACTGCCTCCCTCAGCGCCTCGGGCACAGTCATCACCTTCCGTGGCTTCCTGGCCGCATACGAGGAGGGGCGTGATGCTGAGCGCTACGAGTCGGAGAACACGCCCGCGGTGGCGGGCAGCGCCGATGCCGCTGCGGCGGGTGAGGGCGCCGGAGCCGGCGGGGCCGCCGCCGCGAAGGCGGGCAAGGACCGGGAGGTGCGCCTGCCGGCCATGATCGCCGGGCAGGAGCTGGCCGCACTGGCTGCCGAGGCCGCCGGGCACGAGACCACGCCGCCGCCCCGCTACACGGAGGCCTCCCTGGTCAAGGCCCTGGAGGAGCGGGAGATCGGCCGGCCGTCCACGTACGCCTCCATCATGTCCACCATCTCCGACCGCGGTTACGTTGAGCACCGTGGCCAGGCACTGGTGCCCACCTGGCTGGCCTTCGCGGTTACCCGGCTGCTGGAAGAGAACTTCAGCGAGCTGGTCGATTACGACTTCACCGCCTCCATGGAGGCAGACCTGGACCGTATCGCCTCCGGCGAGGAGGACCGGGTCGACTGGCTCACCCACTTCTACTACGGGCCGCAGGGGCAGGCGGGTGCGGGCGTGAACGACGCTGCGGCGTCGGGACCGGCGCCCGCGGCAGCGGGGCCTGCGGGGGAGAGCCAGGGGCTCAAGGCCCTGGTTGACGGGCTGGGTGAGATCGATGCCCGCGCCGTCAACTCTATTGACATCGGTGAGGGCATCACCCTGCGCGTGGGCCGCTACGGGCCCTACCTGGAGGACGCCGAGGGCAAACGCGCCAATGTGCCCGGCGATCTGGCGCCCGACGAGCTAACCGTGGCCAAGGCGCAGGAGTTGTTCATCCGCGCTGCCGATGACGGGCGCGAACTCGGCACCGACCCGTCCACCGGGCACACCATCGTGGCTAAGGATGGCCGTTACGGCCCCTATGTCACCGAGATCCTGCCTGAGCCGGAGACCGGTGAGGCGGAGGCTGCGGCCGGCTCGGCGTCGTCGAGGAGCGGTGCCAAGACTGCCCGCCGGGCCCGGAAGGGACCCAAGCCGCGTACTGCCTCACTGTTTAAGTCGATGGACTTGGCCACCGTTACCTTGGAACAGGCCCTCGACTTGTTGAGCCTGCCGCGCGTGGTTGGCCAGGACGCCGAAGGTGTTGACATCACGGCGCAGAACGGTCGCTACGGGCCCTACCTGAAGCGGGGCACTGACTCGCGCTCCTTGGAGAGCGAGGAGCAGCTGTTCACGGTGACCCTGGAGCAGGCGCTGGAGCTGTTCGCCCAGCCCAAGCGGCGCCGTGGTCAGGCGGCTGCCCGCGGCCCCCTGCGGGAACTCGGCACCGATCCGGCCACGGGGCGTCCGGTGGTGATCAAGGACGGCCGCTTCGGCCCGTACTTCACCGATGGGGAGACGAACGTGACGCTGCGTCGTGATGATGACCCGGCCACGGTCACTCCCGAGCGCGCCTATGAGCTGCTGGCGGAGAAGCGCGCTAAGGGGCCGGCCAAGAAGCGCACTACCCGTAAGACCACGGCGAAGAGAACCACTGCCAAGAGGCCGACCGCGAAGAAGTCCACCACCAGTAAAACGAGCGGCTGA